In one Diabrotica virgifera virgifera chromosome 7, PGI_DIABVI_V3a genomic region, the following are encoded:
- the LOC126887640 gene encoding NADH dehydrogenase [ubiquinone] 1 beta subcomplex subunit 7, producing MGQSFGHTINNGFDLYFRPEITPSPFEDPTFDPLEGFQNGRKERVMIATEEEMRSAKLPLEDRDYCAHLLLKFRACRKENWPFVVNCHHEKHAFLDCKYEDFVIRMKEYERERRLRVLQQKQKAVEE from the exons ATGGGTCAATCATTTGGTCACACAATCAATAATGGTTTTGATTTATATTTCCGCCCAGAAATTACACCTAGTCCTTTCGAAGATCCAACATTTGACCCATTAGAAGGATTCCAAAATGGTAGAAAAGAAAGAG TTATGATTGCCACCGAAGAGGAAATGAGATCTGCCAAATTGCCTTTGGAAGATCGAGATTACTGTGCGCATTTGTTACTCAAATTTCGAGCTTGTAGAAAAGAAAACTGGCCTTTTGTGGTCAATTGTCATCATGAGAAGCATGCATTTTTAGACTGTAAATATGAAGA TTTTGTTATCAGGATGAAAGAATATGAACGTGAAAGAAGATTGAGAGTATTGCAACAAAAGCAAAAAGCAGTAGAAGAATAA